The Ziziphus jujuba cultivar Dongzao chromosome 12, ASM3175591v1 sequence TTTTAGTATGGTTCATTTTAACAGAAGACACTTTCTGCATTTGAAACAGTTTTagattctataaatattattgcACTGTTAATCATTTTAAATGTTATCTGATGATCTTTTGTTTTCCCAGCCGTTCTGGAGGGTTTGGAATCCTGCAGGCAGTGATGGTCGTGGAGTTATAGGTTTGTACAAATTCACTTGGTTCTAGTATGGCTTACGGTGTTAAATATATAGCCAATTTTAATGCGGATCAACTTTACAAATTCACTCttcttatgtttttttcttatgaacAGGTGTATTGGAAGCTAATTTTGTCGAACCAGCTCATGACAAACAGGGTTTTGAGCGCACAACTGTGCTTTCAAGACTTGAGGCAAGATTGGTCTGGATGCAAAAAGACTACTGGTTAGTTTTTATCCATCTTCATGAATTGAAATAAAACTGAGATGATGAATATTATAGTTTACTAAATCTTTTGTCCTTCAGGAGTCGAAATTGCCAGGAAGTTGGTTATGCTGCAAGACGACCTATTGTTAATTCTGCAGATAAGGCAGGTTCTGTATCCAATAAGAAAAAATCCACACGGATAGATAGGAACAGCCATTCTGCTACTGGAGGTTCTCCCAAAATTTGCAGTAAGAAAGATGataaaaaatcatcacctgtaaATGCTACAAGCGAAGGTAGAAATTGTCACAAGTTGTCACAGTCTAGAATTGAGCCTCAACAACATCACAAGTTGTCACAGTCTAGAGTTGAGCCTCAACAACATGTAAAGGTAATGTTTAATTCTTATTTCCCAATTCTGCTTGTTCCTGCTTAAGGTAGATCATAGTATCAAAAAGAATGTTCTCGGTTCTGCTTGTTCCTGCTTAAGGTAGATCATAATATCAAAAAGAATGTTCTCATTGCATCTCTCTCTCGtgcaatgaatttttttatgaaaatcttAAGTTGAGAAATAtatttgaaagaacaaaatgcatagtgtttaaatttttaatgtgtTAGCTGTGCAACAAGCAGGTAGCTCACTGTAATGAAGCTGGACCGGATTCTGCTAATCACCGCGCTGAGAACAAGATCAAGTTGGAGGAAGAGAAATCTGATTCAAGAGAAAGGTAGTGTTAATATTTCCTCAAATTTTGAACTGTTCAAAATTTAACGGCTACTGATTACTTCCTTCAAAATTGCTAGTCTCTAAAATGTGTCTTTGTTTTTGCAGAATAATGGAAACTCAAGGACCTGTGATGGATAGTTTGCTAAATGATTTAAAACAAGAAAGAGAGAGGTGTAAATCTCTTGAAACTAAAGTAAGTGCAGAATTTgattttaccttttttctttctctttatacAAAGCagtgaatttgaattttaacacTAATGCTTtggctattattattattattatttattcaaaatcAGGTGCAAGAGTTGGAACAGAAAGTAGAGGAAGCAGATAAAGAGCAAATGGCTTTGATTGATATGCTTGCGGAGGAAATGGCCCAAAGAGATGAGGAGGAGGAGAGATTAAGGCAGAAATTAAGGGTAGGCTTTAAATTGATCTTAATTATgccctttttaaatttttaaaatccagCATGCTCTAATAAGTTCTTTCTTTTTGCATTAGGATGCTTCTAATACCATTGATAAGCTGCTTGATAAGGTGAAACGACTAGAAGGGAGGTAGCTTTCTAGCTGCAAAGTCAAATTCAAGTCCATTGACATCAAAATGGCTcacaatttttttgtaaaatttatatatatttttttggaggctaatttttgttaatttagtgTACAGGTTTAATTCGttgtagtttttttatttttttttattttttttcttattttaattacaaCTTGGGAGAAAGTGATTTTACCCAGGTTTATACCCTTTGTCAATACAAATTATTGAGCTAATATGTCAATAATTCTATGGTACTTCCTGTCTTTTTCTGTTATCTGTACTCCATTCATTTTATTGTCCTACAGGTTATGGATATAAGCCTTCGATGAACCATCATAAgataaaaagaactaaaaataatatataaaattacataaaattaagGAATTGGCAACTCTggtatatagaatatatatatatatatatattttttttttggggtttgctTGACTTGGCTAAATATTTATTGACTAACTATAAAAGTAAgggaatattaaaaataaataaataaaaaccggGCCCAATACTAAAGTAACAATAATTGGAAGGCTGAAAATTTTTCGTTGGGGCATTTGTCAGATTTACCCTTATTTTGGAAGCAATAGACGGTTGATTGAAAGATAGTACTAAAGATGATGATTGAGcatatgatttcttttttttttaaatgaatttggCATTGAGTAAGTGGATTAGCTCCATAGCACTTTTATCTGTGCCATGAACGAGCGGATTCGAATCACAATGCAATGTAGAATATTTGAATAGTTTGTAAATtagatattttgttaaaaaaaaaaataaaatttggcaTTAAGTGAATTTGAATTCATTGTATTATTGTGACAAACAAATCAAGCGGGTCTCTACTAAATGAGCAAACCCAGTTCCCTTGCTTTAATGATTCTTTCTTACATAGATATAATAGTGTAAACACAATTTCGTTTTCAAggtgagtcttttttttttctttttttttttttttttttctgttgttgttgttgttcgaATTCTGCTATATAATCCTCTCTTCCAACTCTGTTCCGGTGAACGGAGGAGTTTCCATTTAATCAACCAAAATTGCATTTACAGTCTTAGTTTGGCCATGTTGAAGAGTTTATATAACCAATAGAATTTCATAAATGTATTTAGAAAGCTCTTGGTTTGCTTGgcatatcaaatttttatggtCCCTATGTTTGCTTggcatattaaatttttatggtCTTTTTCTCATACATAGTAGGACTATTGTTGATCTTTGGCCTTCCCAGTTTTGGACTCCAAGTTGAAAAATGAAcatgaaatttgatatttttgttcgattctGGTTAATTGTACGAAACAGAGAATAGTTTGACATATTTTAGACAATCCATAAAAGGGCTTCCAAAACAGGGGATGATCTTCTGCATACAAACTGAATAGCTTGTTTTTTCTGCAGATTTCTGCACAGAAATTGTTATTTCCTGCAGAGCATATGCAGATGGGAAACATTTCAAACTTCGTTCAGATCAGATACTAAACAATGGAAGGCAAAGTTCCTGCAAGTTTCTAACAGCTTGCACTTGTTTCTGCTTTCTATGCTTCAGcaatttctctttttatttttatttttttatttttttattttcctgatCTTAATTTTGTTGCATTAAAAACTGACAAGATATAGAATATGAgcaaatatgtatgtatataataagcAATTCTGTAcagaaaatttcaatattaacgatataaaaagtaaaatatgatGCTGCAGGTTTCCGTACCCAACTATTATGCACCAATCCAAACATATAATCTTGTAAACATCTGGAAGATGTTGGAacatatatagttatttttgagataaataatggaaaattaataaataaaaaccaatactATGGGCTATTTTTGTTCTGAATTCCTTTAGGAGGTGATGGAGGAAGATGTGGAATCCAAGTTTTAGGATCTCTAAGGCTAAACGCAggtggtggaggaggaggaggagataGCAAAGGAGGAAACCAAGTTCTTGGGTCTGTTAGACTGAAAGCAGGTGGAGGTGGTGGAGCGAAAAGAGATGGGGTTGGAGGTAAAGGAGGGAGGGGAGGGAAAGGGAAGGGCAAAGAAGGAGGGCTTTGAGATGGAATTGGGGTAAAAGGAGGGAGAGGAAATGGTAGTGAAGATAAAGGTGGAAGTGGAGGgaaaggaaatgaagagagaggAGGCCAGGGGAATTTATAAGGtgggaagaaaggaaaaaagcacTTGGAAGAGTCGAAAGTTTTTGCCAATTCCTCTTTTTGATTCCCACATAGAGTTGTGTTCTTCTTTGTTGGTCTGAAACTCATTGCATTCAAGCTGTATATGCAGAGGTTATCTTGTTCTGATTTGACAGAGATCTCATCTGATGCTGTCCTCAAAGCAGGAAAATTGCAGGCTGATGATGAGCTCCTTATCAAAGTTGCATGACACATGGAGACCAAAGCTAGGCCTTTTATGCAGTTAACCCCATCAACAGATGGTATGTCCAATTTATATACTCCATGTTTATCTGTGGTTCTGTTAACTGCAAAATTCATCTGCTCTGTTGTTTCTGGTGTGTTTGCTTTGAATTTGCATTGTATTTGAACATCCGCACCTGATAATTATTAGtagaaaaacaacaacaaatgtAAACCAAAAAAATCCAATAGCTCCTTTGGTAAAGTTGATGTTTTTACATTTTCTGTTCTTCTTTTCTAATTAAGAGATGGGAAATACATGAACAAAAAGGAATACTGTAATAGCCatttgtacttaaaaaaaatgaaaatgttaattaaaatgtatatagTTTTACAAATAGTTTGTGATTGTAAAAGGCCAATCCTACACAACTAAAGTATAATCAATGATCTCTATGTTCTGAGAGTTGATTACCTGGGAGGAAGTAGCTGTGCCTAGAGAAAGCATTGGCTGAACAGGTGTCACAATAAACAGCACCCACTACAGTGATCTTAGCATTGCCTTTTGCGGATCGAGCTGAGGTAGCTACTGGGAAAGTAAAGAAAG is a genomic window containing:
- the LOC107417630 gene encoding uncharacterized protein LOC107417630: MFPPMDPIVFLFLLLLTSFFTFPVATSARSAKGNAKITVVGAVYCDTCSANAFSRHSYFLPGADVQIQCKFKANTPETTEQMNFAVNRTTDKHGVYKLDIPSVDGVNCIKGLALVSMCHATLIRSSSSACNFPALRTASDEISVKSEQDNLCIYSLNAMSFRPTKKNTTLCGNQKEELAKTFDSSKCFFPFFPPYKFPWPPLSSFPFPPLPPLSSLPFPLPPFTPIPSQSPPSLPFPFPPLPPLPPTPSLFAPPPPPAFSLTDPRTWFPPLLSPPPPPPPAFSLRDPKTWIPHLPPSPPKGIQNKNSP